From a region of the Candidatus Tanganyikabacteria bacterium genome:
- a CDS encoding 3-hydroxybutyrate dehydrogenase produces MSVTSMAGKVLFITGGGSGIGAEIARTFARAGVGVAIADLDGQTAEELAAALGAEGHMARAYQCDVTREEELNAAIDQAVADFGRLDVLINNAGIQYVSPIEDFPTEKFELIQKVMLTAPFIAIKRAFPVMKRQREGRVINMASINGLVGFAGKAAYNSAKHGVIGLTKVAALEGAEHGITVNALCPGYVDTPLVRNQLADLARTRDVPLDRVIEDVIYPLVPQRRLLKPKEIADYALFLASGMASGVTGQAVVMDGGYTAQ; encoded by the coding sequence ATGTCAGTAACATCCATGGCCGGCAAGGTCCTGTTCATCACCGGCGGCGGCAGCGGCATCGGCGCCGAGATCGCCCGAACGTTCGCCCGGGCGGGGGTCGGCGTGGCCATCGCCGACCTCGATGGGCAGACCGCCGAGGAACTTGCGGCCGCCCTCGGCGCCGAAGGCCACATGGCGCGAGCGTACCAGTGCGACGTCACCCGGGAAGAGGAACTCAATGCCGCGATCGACCAAGCCGTCGCCGACTTCGGCCGTCTCGACGTGCTGATCAACAACGCCGGGATCCAGTACGTGTCGCCAATCGAAGACTTCCCCACGGAGAAGTTCGAGTTGATCCAGAAGGTCATGCTCACCGCGCCCTTCATTGCCATCAAGCGGGCGTTTCCGGTCATGAAGCGGCAACGCGAGGGCCGAGTGATCAACATGGCGTCGATCAACGGCCTGGTGGGCTTTGCGGGCAAGGCGGCCTACAACAGCGCCAAGCACGGAGTCATCGGCCTCACGAAGGTAGCAGCGCTCGAAGGAGCGGAGCACGGCATCACGGTCAACGCCCTCTGCCCCGGCTACGTGGACACGCCCCTGGTGCGCAACCAGCTCGCGGATCTCGCCAGGACCCGCGACGTTCCGCTGGACCGCGTCATCGAGGACGTCATCTATCCCCTGGTGCCGCAGCGCCGGCTCTTGAAGCCGAAGGAGATCGCCGACTACGCGCTGTTCCTGGCCAGCGGCATGGCCTCGGGCGTCACCGGCCAGGCCGTGGTCATGGACGGCGGCTACACCGCCCAGTAG
- a CDS encoding GntP family permease, with translation MTSVFILILSLALLMVAAYRGASVILFAPICALLAVTLTDPGLAAPMLSGVFMVRLSDFVQLYFPVFLLGAVFGKLIEISGFARALIGAVTEVVGPSRAMLAVVLVCALLTYGGVSLFVVAFAVYPFAAELFRSANIPKRLIPGTIALGAFTFTMDALPGSPQIQNIIPASFFGTDTWAAPRIGLFGAAIVLGAGLAYLEWRRRRAAAAGEGYGAGHLNESGSPYSPAAQPGSPAAQPGSHAAQPGSSAAQPGSSAAQPGSSGAQPGSPAVHPGSAAVLPSPLVAALPLFVVGALNRLFTDALPRIYGPTVDLSSAGIKGAEPILLSKVAAIWAIEGALAVGCLLVLALAFRRVKSGLAAGAGAAVSGALLATLNTASEYGFGAVVAALPGFQVVSAALAGTFGNPLINVAVTTTTLAGITGSASGGMSIALGAMGQAYLQQAAAIGIPPEMLHRIAAMASGGMDTLPHNGAVITLLAITGLTHRQSYPDIFAMTLIKTFAVFAAIAFFTLTGTP, from the coding sequence ATGACCTCAGTTTTCATTTTGATCCTTTCTCTGGCGCTACTCATGGTCGCCGCTTACCGTGGTGCCTCGGTCATTCTATTCGCCCCGATTTGCGCCTTGCTGGCCGTAACGCTCACCGATCCCGGGCTCGCGGCGCCGATGCTCTCGGGCGTGTTCATGGTTAGGCTCTCGGACTTCGTGCAACTGTACTTCCCGGTGTTCCTCCTAGGAGCTGTCTTCGGCAAGCTGATCGAGATCTCGGGGTTCGCCCGGGCGCTAATCGGCGCCGTCACCGAGGTAGTGGGCCCGAGCCGGGCGATGTTGGCCGTCGTGCTTGTCTGCGCCCTGCTCACGTATGGCGGCGTCTCACTTTTCGTGGTGGCATTCGCCGTATACCCGTTCGCGGCCGAACTGTTCCGCTCGGCTAACATCCCCAAACGCCTCATTCCGGGCACGATCGCCCTGGGCGCATTCACGTTCACCATGGACGCCCTCCCGGGCTCCCCCCAGATCCAGAACATCATCCCCGCGTCGTTCTTTGGCACCGACACTTGGGCCGCGCCGCGCATTGGCCTCTTCGGCGCCGCGATTGTGCTCGGCGCGGGCCTGGCCTACCTCGAATGGCGCCGCCGGCGTGCCGCCGCGGCAGGTGAGGGCTATGGCGCCGGCCACCTGAATGAATCTGGGTCTCCTTACAGCCCCGCAGCGCAACCCGGCAGCCCCGCAGCGCAACCCGGCAGCCACGCAGCGCAACCCGGCAGCAGCGCAGCGCAACCCGGCAGCAGCGCAGCGCAACCCGGCAGCAGCGGAGCGCAACCCGGCAGCCCCGCCGTACATCCCGGCAGCGCCGCAGTGCTGCCTTCTCCTCTGGTGGCCGCACTGCCTCTCTTCGTCGTCGGCGCCCTCAACCGCCTCTTCACTGACGCTCTGCCACGAATCTACGGACCGACCGTAGACCTCTCGTCCGCCGGAATCAAGGGCGCCGAGCCTATCCTGCTTTCGAAGGTGGCCGCCATCTGGGCGATCGAAGGAGCCCTCGCCGTGGGCTGCCTGCTTGTCCTGGCCCTGGCATTCCGCCGCGTCAAGTCCGGCCTAGCGGCGGGAGCCGGCGCGGCGGTCAGTGGCGCACTGCTGGCGACGCTCAACACGGCGTCCGAGTATGGCTTCGGGGCGGTCGTCGCGGCGCTCCCAGGGTTCCAGGTCGTCAGCGCGGCCCTGGCCGGTACTTTCGGCAATCCCCTGATCAACGTCGCCGTCACGACCACGACACTGGCTGGGATCACGGGATCGGCTTCGGGCGGAATGAGCATCGCACTGGGAGCGATGGGCCAAGCCTACCTCCAGCAGGCCGCGGCGATCGGGATCCCGCCCGAGATGCTGCATCGGATTGCCGCGATGGCGAGCGGCGGCATGGACACGTTGCCGCACAACGGGGCCGTGATCACCTTGCTGGCGATTACCGGCCTGACCCACCGGCAGTCCTATCCCGACATTTTCGCGATGACGCTGATCAAGACGTTCGCAGTCTTTGCAGCCATAGCCTTCTTCACGCTCACTGGCACCCCCTGA